A single genomic interval of Streptomyces sp. BA2 harbors:
- a CDS encoding MBL fold metallo-hydrolase, producing MEICLPLPGGAVSRSLSSGLRSLRTAPFGADPAGERLARIHRSPNFADGSFQNPEGARTRPTGSTLEFAKIYFRKEERIRRGPTGTVPVHATTLADLARPPVGGLRITWMGHSSVLAEIDGQRVLFDPVWGERCSPFSWVGPKRLHPVPVPLAALGPVDVVVISHDHYDHLDMPTIRALAGTDTVFAVPLGVGAHLERWGVPADRLRELDWNESAKVGGLTLTATPARHFCGRGLRNQQHTLWASWAVAGPEHRIYHSGDTGYFTGFREIGAEHGPFDVTMIQIGAYSEFWPDIHMTPEEGMRAHLDLQGGRPHGVMLPIHWGTFNLAPHPWSAPGEGTVAAAGRLGAKIALPVPGEPFEPASDSVPAEPWWRGVAIEPDGGWSLPDVTAAAAELSAPTGRTEGTGEPEAARVG from the coding sequence ATGGAGATCTGCCTACCCCTTCCAGGAGGTGCTGTGTCCCGTTCGCTGAGCTCTGGGCTCCGCTCGCTCAGGACCGCGCCCTTCGGTGCGGATCCGGCCGGTGAGCGGCTCGCGAGGATCCACAGATCGCCGAACTTCGCCGACGGGTCCTTCCAGAACCCCGAGGGTGCGCGGACCCGGCCCACCGGTTCGACGCTCGAATTCGCGAAGATCTACTTCCGTAAGGAGGAGCGGATCCGGCGCGGCCCCACGGGCACCGTCCCGGTGCACGCCACGACCCTCGCCGACCTCGCGAGGCCCCCGGTCGGCGGATTGCGGATCACCTGGATGGGGCACTCCAGCGTGCTCGCCGAGATCGACGGGCAGCGGGTGCTCTTCGACCCGGTCTGGGGCGAGCGGTGCTCGCCCTTCTCCTGGGTCGGACCCAAGCGGCTGCACCCCGTGCCGGTGCCGCTCGCGGCGCTCGGCCCGGTGGACGTCGTGGTCATCTCGCACGATCACTACGACCACCTGGACATGCCCACCATCCGGGCCCTGGCAGGGACGGACACGGTCTTCGCGGTGCCGCTGGGCGTCGGCGCCCACCTGGAGCGCTGGGGCGTCCCCGCCGACCGGCTGCGCGAGCTCGACTGGAACGAGTCCGCGAAGGTGGGCGGCCTGACCCTGACGGCGACGCCCGCGCGCCACTTCTGCGGCCGCGGCCTGCGCAACCAGCAGCACACGCTCTGGGCGTCCTGGGCCGTCGCGGGACCCGAGCACCGGATCTACCACAGCGGGGACACCGGCTATTTCACCGGCTTCCGGGAGATCGGCGCCGAGCACGGGCCGTTCGACGTCACGATGATCCAGATCGGGGCGTACAGCGAGTTCTGGCCCGACATCCACATGACGCCCGAGGAAGGGATGCGCGCGCACCTGGACCTCCAGGGCGGGCGGCCCCACGGTGTGATGCTGCCGATCCACTGGGGCACGTTCAACCTCGCGCCGCACCCGTGGTCCGCGCCGGGCGAGGGCACGGTCGCCGCGGCGGGCCGCCTGGGGGCGAAGATCGCGCTGCCTGTCCCGGGTGAGCCGTTCGAGCCCGCTTCGGACTCCGTTCCGGCGGAGCCGTGGTGGCGCGGCGTCGCGATCGAGCCGGATGGCGGGTGGTCGCTTCCGGATGTCACCGCCGCTGCCGCCGAGCTCTCCGCCCCCACCGGGCGTACGGAGGGCACCGGGGAGCCGGAGGCGGCGCGGGTCGGCTGA
- a CDS encoding YciI family protein, translated as MEFFCYHRDRPGSTALREKLLEDHWSYMDRYAEELIARGPTFAADGETPSGSVHIVDLPDPAAARAFAFEEPNYQAGAYRDVLLRRWRNTLRRTMWDFPGGATGGNRYLVIGLGSGGAADLDVPPADDELIAYGPLLSDDGSDWLGTAALVRAPDPATARAVLTPDRYAGIEVHDWEFGGRR; from the coding sequence ATGGAGTTCTTCTGCTACCACCGCGACCGGCCCGGCTCGACGGCGTTGCGCGAGAAGCTGTTGGAGGACCACTGGTCCTACATGGACCGGTACGCGGAGGAGTTGATCGCACGGGGGCCGACCTTCGCCGCCGACGGCGAGACGCCGAGCGGCAGCGTGCACATCGTCGACCTGCCGGACCCCGCCGCCGCCCGCGCGTTCGCCTTCGAAGAGCCCAACTACCAGGCGGGCGCGTACCGGGACGTGCTGCTGCGCCGGTGGCGCAACACGCTGCGGCGCACCATGTGGGACTTCCCCGGTGGCGCCACCGGGGGCAACCGCTACCTGGTCATCGGCCTCGGCTCGGGCGGGGCCGCCGACCTCGACGTGCCGCCCGCCGACGATGAACTGATCGCGTACGGGCCGCTGCTGTCCGACGACGGCTCCGACTGGCTGGGCACGGCGGCGCTGGTCCGGGCCCCGGACCCGGCGACGGCACGCGCCGTCCTGACCCCGGACCGGTACGCCGGCATCGAGGTGCACGACTGGGAGTTCGGCGGCCGACGTTAG